The following are encoded together in the Streptomyces asoensis genome:
- a CDS encoding FAD-dependent oxidoreductase has translation MIEVIVVGAGPVGLSAALALRARGLPVVLLEADREDRERPGSRALFVHRESLRLLDAMSPGLAAEITAYGRTWHTRRTLYRGREVYARTFPPPSGLPPFTSLRQLDTERFLRAACARAGVEFVWDAPVSDVRTSASGVSLTGADGREWEARYVVAADGARSAVRGALGIPMEGVRGEGFHVVVDVADVPGAELPLERVFHYEHPGVGGRSVMRVPFTGGFQVDLQCRDDDPEEAYGTEDAVRGWLPAVVGDGYADRILWVSTYRFLRKVAASFTDPHGRVLLAGEAAHLFPPFGARGMNSGIADADRAARAVADGTPRAVTAFADARRAAGLHNSEAAGIALDHLRPRRRAVRLRQRAAAALAPVLPSCGSWLEHAPYGPRGGAPAAAGGKY, from the coding sequence GTGATCGAGGTGATCGTGGTGGGCGCGGGCCCGGTCGGCCTGTCGGCCGCGCTGGCGCTGCGGGCGCGCGGGCTGCCGGTCGTGCTTCTGGAGGCCGACCGCGAGGACCGCGAACGGCCGGGCAGCCGGGCCCTGTTCGTGCACCGGGAGAGCCTGCGGCTGCTCGACGCGATGTCGCCGGGGCTGGCCGCCGAGATCACGGCGTACGGAAGGACCTGGCACACCCGGCGCACCCTCTACCGGGGCCGTGAGGTGTACGCGCGGACCTTCCCGCCCCCTTCGGGGCTGCCGCCGTTCACGAGCCTGCGCCAGCTGGACACCGAGCGCTTCCTGCGCGCCGCGTGCGCGCGGGCCGGCGTGGAGTTCGTCTGGGACGCGCCGGTCTCGGACGTGCGCACGTCCGCGTCGGGTGTCTCGCTCACCGGCGCGGACGGGCGGGAGTGGGAGGCCCGGTACGTCGTCGCCGCCGACGGTGCCCGCTCGGCCGTCCGGGGCGCGCTGGGCATCCCCATGGAGGGGGTGCGCGGCGAGGGTTTTCACGTCGTCGTCGACGTGGCGGACGTGCCGGGCGCCGAGCTGCCGCTGGAGCGGGTCTTCCACTACGAGCATCCGGGGGTCGGGGGCCGCAGCGTGATGCGGGTGCCGTTCACCGGCGGTTTCCAAGTGGACCTCCAGTGCCGCGACGACGACCCCGAGGAGGCGTACGGCACCGAGGACGCCGTGCGCGGGTGGCTGCCCGCGGTGGTGGGCGACGGGTACGCCGACCGGATCCTGTGGGTGTCGACGTACCGATTCCTGCGCAAGGTCGCGGCCTCGTTCACCGATCCGCACGGTCGGGTGCTGCTGGCCGGTGAGGCGGCGCACCTGTTCCCGCCGTTCGGCGCGCGCGGCATGAACAGCGGGATCGCGGACGCGGACCGGGCCGCGCGGGCCGTGGCGGACGGGACACCGCGGGCGGTGACCGCCTTCGCGGACGCACGGCGGGCGGCGGGGCTGCACAACAGCGAGGCCGCGGGGATCGCCCTGGACCATCTGCGGCCGCGCCGCCGGGCCGTCCGGCTGAGGCAGCGGGCGGCGGCCGCCCTCGCGCCGGTGCTGCCCTCGTGCGGTTCATGGCTGGAGCACGCGCCGTACGGGCCCCGGGGCGGGGCTCCGGCGGCGGCCGGCGGAAAGTACTGA
- a CDS encoding benzoate-CoA ligase family protein has product MTAARSTTTSPSAPAPLSATAPPAAAVPSPPVTSGAAVPRGEAAGPGNLAAQLADLAERRGWGGRAAFHQGHQVWTHAQVHALAARAAGVFAQHGVRAGDRVLLALPDGIAWVTAFLGAARLGAVAVLVNPELPPPEHAFMAEDTEAALCVTGPGLEDRFADRARLGADQLLALAPVTAPAAAHPVDAHAPLYVQYTSGTTGRPKGVVHTHGDPKTYHDLIGRRLLGITEDDVTLSVSKLYFAYGFGNAFVFPLFSGSSAVLVDRRPTPAAVDELVARHRVSLLYSVPSAYAALVADRGDGHAACFASVRAAVSAGEGLPDGLGARITELLGAPVLEQIGSTEAGHAFCANSLGHDHPGTVGRPVPGFEVELRDRSGRPVPDGAEGELWVRGPTVTPGYLNRPAETRRTLVGGWLATHDRARREPDGAYRHLGRTDDMEMVGGITVSPLEVEAVLRTHPAVREVAVAAVPDHRGATRLRAFVVPDRPAAPRGGTGLTGLEDELLVLLRERLAAFKVPRSVSFVGSLPRTSTGKLRRHLVRRGAW; this is encoded by the coding sequence ATGACCGCCGCGCGCTCCACGACGACGTCACCGTCCGCCCCGGCGCCCCTGTCCGCGACGGCCCCGCCGGCCGCTGCCGTCCCGTCTCCCCCGGTGACGTCCGGCGCCGCCGTGCCCCGCGGGGAGGCGGCCGGACCCGGCAATCTCGCCGCGCAGCTCGCCGACCTCGCCGAGCGGCGCGGGTGGGGCGGCCGGGCCGCGTTCCACCAGGGGCACCAGGTGTGGACCCACGCGCAGGTGCACGCCCTCGCGGCGCGCGCCGCCGGGGTGTTCGCGCAGCACGGGGTCCGGGCCGGCGACCGGGTGCTGCTGGCGCTGCCCGACGGGATCGCGTGGGTGACGGCCTTCCTCGGGGCGGCACGGCTCGGTGCCGTCGCCGTCCTGGTCAATCCCGAACTGCCCCCGCCCGAGCACGCGTTCATGGCCGAGGACACCGAAGCGGCGCTGTGTGTGACCGGACCGGGCCTGGAGGACCGCTTCGCCGACCGGGCCCGCCTCGGCGCCGACCAGCTCCTCGCGCTCGCCCCGGTCACCGCACCGGCCGCCGCCCACCCGGTGGACGCGCACGCACCGCTGTACGTGCAGTACACCTCCGGGACCACGGGTCGTCCGAAGGGGGTCGTGCACACCCACGGCGACCCGAAGACGTACCACGACCTCATCGGGCGGCGGCTGCTCGGGATCACCGAGGACGACGTCACCCTGTCGGTGTCGAAGCTGTACTTCGCCTACGGGTTCGGCAACGCCTTCGTCTTCCCGCTCTTCTCCGGCTCCAGCGCCGTGCTGGTGGACCGCCGCCCGACCCCCGCCGCCGTCGACGAACTCGTCGCCCGGCACCGGGTGAGCCTGCTCTACTCGGTGCCGTCGGCCTACGCGGCGCTGGTCGCCGACCGGGGCGACGGCCACGCGGCCTGCTTCGCCTCGGTGCGCGCCGCGGTGTCGGCGGGCGAGGGCCTGCCGGACGGGCTCGGCGCACGGATCACCGAGCTGCTCGGGGCGCCCGTGCTGGAGCAGATCGGTTCCACCGAGGCCGGTCACGCCTTCTGCGCCAACAGTCTCGGCCACGACCACCCGGGCACCGTCGGGCGTCCCGTGCCGGGGTTCGAGGTGGAGCTGCGCGACCGGTCGGGGCGGCCGGTGCCCGACGGCGCCGAGGGGGAACTGTGGGTGCGCGGGCCGACGGTGACGCCCGGCTATCTCAACCGGCCCGCCGAGACGCGGCGCACGCTGGTCGGCGGCTGGCTCGCCACCCATGACCGGGCGCGCCGCGAACCGGACGGCGCCTACCGGCACCTGGGCCGCACGGACGACATGGAGATGGTCGGCGGGATCACCGTCTCCCCCCTGGAGGTGGAGGCCGTCCTGCGCACCCACCCGGCCGTCCGCGAGGTGGCGGTGGCCGCGGTCCCCGACCACCGGGGCGCCACCCGTCTGCGGGCCTTCGTCGTCCCGGACCGCCCGGCCGCTCCCCGGGGCGGCACGGGCCTGACCGGCCTCGAGGACGAGCTCCTCGTTCTCCTGCGGGAGCGGCTCGCCGCGTTCAAGGTGCCGCGGAGCGTCAGCTTCGTCGGGTCACTGCCCCGTACCTCCACCGGCAAGCTCCGCCGCCACCTGGTCCGCCGGGGCGCGTGGTGA
- a CDS encoding carboxymuconolactone decarboxylase family protein, with protein MTDSNSVSRVALKKTTPEVSAAMGSLHAAAVSAARDAKVEPEILELVRIRASQLNGCAFCLDMHTKDARAQGETEQRIYALDAWRETPFFTGRERAALELTEAVTLVRDGHVPDAVYAQAAEVFDEAQLAALIWAATVINAYNRIAIATRMVPGAHQPAPKQ; from the coding sequence ATGACTGACAGCAATTCCGTGTCCCGTGTGGCGCTCAAGAAGACGACCCCCGAAGTTTCGGCCGCGATGGGTTCCCTGCACGCCGCCGCCGTTTCCGCCGCCCGGGACGCCAAGGTCGAACCCGAGATACTCGAACTGGTCAGGATCCGCGCCTCCCAGCTCAACGGCTGCGCGTTCTGCCTCGACATGCACACCAAGGACGCCCGCGCGCAGGGCGAGACCGAGCAGCGGATCTACGCGCTCGACGCCTGGCGGGAGACGCCCTTCTTCACCGGACGGGAGCGCGCCGCACTGGAGTTGACCGAGGCGGTGACCCTGGTGCGCGACGGGCACGTCCCGGACGCGGTGTACGCGCAGGCTGCGGAGGTCTTCGACGAGGCGCAGCTGGCGGCGCTGATCTGGGCGGCCACCGTCATCAACGCGTACAACCGCATCGCGATCGCGACGCGCATGGTCCCGGGGGCCCATCAGCCGGCCCCGAAGCAGTAG
- a CDS encoding aminotransferase class IV — protein sequence MGAQPTLAEGLSAWAPGRGLVAVTGSPADGPLLVADSWLVGEGRVRGYGLHRERFLGSCAQAGGGPGPRGLVAFWQDVTAALPRTGQWFPRVELVAGSLRLRLRPAPPLGTEVRLWSVGRPDGRTAARRKGPDLELLAGVRGRAVEAGAQDAVLVGPSGEVLESATASVLWWEDDTLCLPPPRLPVLPGVTVALVRERAERLGIPVAARERTLSELDGREVWLVNALHGIRPVTGWTGGTMTAGPAVRAARWREWLDDLSEPLPDF from the coding sequence GTGGGTGCACAACCGACCCTCGCCGAGGGTCTGTCGGCGTGGGCGCCCGGTCGCGGGCTGGTCGCGGTCACGGGTTCCCCGGCGGACGGGCCGCTGCTGGTCGCGGACTCGTGGCTGGTCGGCGAGGGGCGGGTGCGCGGGTACGGTCTGCACCGGGAGCGGTTCCTGGGCTCCTGTGCGCAGGCCGGCGGGGGTCCGGGGCCGCGCGGGCTCGTCGCATTCTGGCAGGACGTGACCGCGGCGCTGCCGCGCACCGGGCAGTGGTTCCCCCGGGTCGAACTCGTCGCCGGTTCGCTGCGGTTGCGGTTGCGGCCCGCCCCGCCGCTGGGCACGGAGGTCCGGCTCTGGTCGGTGGGCCGGCCGGACGGGCGCACGGCGGCCCGCCGCAAGGGCCCGGACCTGGAGCTCCTGGCCGGGGTGCGCGGCCGGGCGGTCGAGGCGGGGGCGCAGGACGCGGTGCTGGTCGGGCCGTCCGGGGAAGTGCTGGAGTCGGCCACCGCGAGCGTGCTGTGGTGGGAGGACGACACCCTGTGTCTGCCGCCGCCCCGGCTGCCCGTCCTGCCGGGGGTGACCGTCGCCCTCGTACGGGAGCGGGCCGAGCGTCTCGGCATCCCGGTCGCCGCGCGCGAACGGACCCTGTCCGAGCTGGACGGCCGCGAGGTGTGGCTGGTGAACGCGCTGCACGGCATCCGGCCGGTGACCGGCTGGACCGGGGGGACGATGACCGCCGGCCCCGCGGTGCGGGCGGCCCGGTGGCGCGAGTGGCTGGACGACCTGTCGGAGCCGCTGCCGGATTTCTAG
- a CDS encoding class I adenylate-forming enzyme family protein, with amino-acid sequence MPQHSLLADRGFYLGPLFRRAADRHGAVFVTLDRPLDTHPALGVDLDYAMLADVVEDLSGRLWAAGVRPSEQVAVHKTDNVDIVLLTCALSRIGAVPVLLSPGLAGPVVGQLLDRLREPWLVTDRAKLDGPLKEAGVTAGVRRVLCVDDAPGAVRLAEYAGAEPPAPVRLHPREPALITHSSGTTGVPKLAVHCPNTMWNRLVPQQAMGRPTRGETAALHMSFVHSRFYHLLGVLLRFGSPLVLITDPDPAAVGPLLARHRPGIVETHPNTFVLWEELADAPGAPLSRVKSYGSTFDAIHPRTVRRLLGASRRRAPWLIQLYGQSETGPVAFRWFTRRSAGRADGRRVGTAIPGFTRIRITDAEGRPVAPGTPGRIEARTRGRILTYLGAREQYERQLGGGWWQMGDMGCMSRFGALRLIDREVDRIDTVHSNLAVEDTLMERLEELREVVIVAGADREPVPVVCVRGELPLDPERWRAATADLPAMAEPRQWRFEDLPMTATWKVKRVEISRLLAGTRESVRA; translated from the coding sequence ATGCCGCAGCACTCCCTGCTCGCCGACCGCGGGTTCTACCTGGGTCCGTTGTTCCGGCGGGCCGCCGACCGGCACGGAGCCGTCTTCGTCACCCTGGACCGGCCGCTCGACACCCATCCCGCGCTCGGCGTCGACCTCGACTACGCGATGCTGGCCGATGTGGTCGAGGACCTGTCGGGGCGGCTGTGGGCGGCCGGGGTGAGGCCCTCGGAACAGGTGGCCGTGCACAAGACGGACAACGTCGACATCGTGCTGCTGACCTGCGCGCTCTCCCGTATCGGCGCGGTACCGGTGCTGCTCTCCCCCGGTCTGGCGGGCCCGGTCGTCGGGCAGTTGCTGGACCGGCTGCGCGAGCCGTGGCTGGTCACCGACCGCGCCAAGCTGGACGGCCCGCTGAAGGAGGCCGGCGTCACCGCCGGGGTGCGCCGGGTGCTCTGCGTCGACGACGCGCCGGGCGCCGTGCGGCTGGCGGAGTACGCCGGCGCCGAGCCGCCCGCGCCGGTGCGGCTGCATCCCCGCGAGCCCGCCCTGATCACCCACAGCTCGGGCACCACCGGTGTCCCCAAGCTGGCGGTGCACTGTCCGAACACCATGTGGAACCGTCTCGTCCCGCAGCAGGCGATGGGCCGGCCGACCCGCGGGGAGACGGCCGCGCTGCACATGTCGTTCGTGCACTCGCGCTTCTACCACCTGCTCGGGGTCCTGCTGCGCTTCGGCAGCCCGCTCGTGCTGATCACCGACCCGGATCCGGCGGCCGTGGGTCCGCTGCTGGCCCGCCACCGCCCCGGCATCGTCGAGACGCACCCCAACACCTTCGTGCTGTGGGAGGAGCTGGCCGACGCGCCCGGCGCCCCGCTGTCCCGGGTGAAGTCGTACGGTTCCACGTTCGACGCGATCCACCCGCGCACCGTGCGGCGGCTGCTGGGCGCCTCGCGGCGGCGGGCGCCCTGGCTGATCCAGCTGTACGGGCAGAGCGAGACCGGGCCCGTCGCGTTCCGGTGGTTCACGCGGCGCAGCGCCGGACGGGCGGACGGCCGCCGGGTGGGGACCGCGATCCCCGGCTTCACCCGGATCCGGATCACCGACGCCGAGGGCAGGCCGGTCGCGCCCGGGACCCCGGGGCGGATCGAGGCCCGGACCAGGGGCCGCATCCTCACCTACCTCGGCGCCCGGGAGCAGTACGAGCGCCAGCTCGGCGGCGGCTGGTGGCAGATGGGCGACATGGGCTGCATGAGCAGGTTCGGGGCGCTGCGGCTGATCGACCGCGAGGTGGACCGGATCGACACCGTGCACAGCAACCTGGCCGTCGAGGACACGCTGATGGAGCGGCTGGAGGAGCTCCGTGAGGTGGTCATCGTGGCCGGCGCCGACCGGGAGCCGGTGCCGGTGGTGTGCGTGCGGGGTGAGCTGCCGTTGGACCCGGAGCGCTGGCGGGCGGCCACCGCCGATCTGCCCGCGATGGCCGAGCCGCGTCAGTGGCGGTTCGAGGACCTGCCGATGACGGCGACCTGGAAGGTGAAGCGGGTGGAGATCAGCCGCCTGCTGGCCGGGACCCGAGAGAGCGTGCGCGCGTGA